One genomic window of Amphiura filiformis chromosome 3, Afil_fr2py, whole genome shotgun sequence includes the following:
- the LOC140147772 gene encoding beta-4C adrenergic receptor-like: MSALHFENDSSNEPFPLFIHRDIYQIGICSFFMFTIIIVSILGNIAVILAIYKTPTLKEDVSNIFLINLSTADLFSAIFVMPYSSLALISDDWLFGTKWCSAQCALNYCCIIVSMVTLSFISIDRQFVIVYPLQFSSIMTKKRIYILISYTWISGVAFAIVPLFGRWVVYDYWEIVCAIAWDSYRDKGGLTYVIVAFIVCFMIPAIVMTICYIRIYREVTRHYKRRLEHQQHHIGIEQLNEQRKILVSFSVIVLMFFFCTTPFCVTKVIKIFISSDAIHNWINVMATYMQYLASATNPFIYGIFRSDFRTAFLKILSKTRRNSNQVHHANETNNKGTKTGIVCYKDDQVPQLTPTSLFIYNRKFDSVNTARNLNIGNEIKYI, from the coding sequence ATGTCTGcgttgcattttgaaaacgataGCAGCAACGAACCGTTTCCTTTGTTCATTCACAGGGACATATACCAGATTGGTATTTGTTCTTTCTTCATGTTTACAATCATTATTGTTTCTATATTAGGAAATATTGCTGTTATTCTAGCTATTTATAAAACCCCAACGCTTAAGGAAGACGTGTCTAATATCTTCCTGATCAATTTAAGTACTGCGGATCTTTTCAGCGCCATATTTGTAATGCCATATAGTTCATTGGCGCTCATCTctgatgattggttgtttgggaccAAGTGGTGCTCAGCTCAATGCGCCTTAAACTACTGCTGTATCATTGTCTCAATGGTAACGCTTTCTTTCATTAGTATTGACCGTCAATTTGTTATTGTATACCCTCtgcaattttcatcaatcatGACAAAGAAACGAATATACATTCTGATTTCGTACACTTGGATTTCAGGAGTTGCCTTTGCCATAGTGCCACTTTTTGGTCGATGGGTTGTATATGACTATTGGGAAATAGTGTGCGCGATAGCCTGGGATTCATACCGAGATAAAGGTGGCTTAACGTATGTAATAGTTGCCTTCATTGTGTGTTTCATGATTCCCGCCATTGTAATGACAATCTGTTACATCCGAATTTACCGAGAAGTTACGAGACATTATAAGCGCAGACTAGAGCACCAGCAGCACCACATAGGCATTGAACAGCTCAATGAGCAAAGGAAGATTCTTGTCAGTTTTTCTGTGATTGTGCTTATGTTCTTTTTCTGTACTACGCCATTTTGCGTAACAAAAGTTATCAAGATATTTATCAGTTCTGATGCAATTCATAATTGGATAAATGTCATGGCAACATACATGCAATACTTAGCTAGTGCAACAAACCCATTTATTTATGGGATATTCAGATCGGATTTTCGCACAGCCTTCTTAAAAATCTTATCCAAGACCAGGAGGAACTCGAATCAAGTTCATCATGCGAATGAGACAAATAACAAAGGTACAAAAACTGGCATAGTTTGCTATAAAGATGACCAAGTGCCACAACTGACTCCCACTTCACTATTTATATACAATAGAAAGTTCGATAGCGTAAATACTGCAAGGAACTTGAATATTGGAAATGAGATAAAGTATATTTAG
- the LOC140149130 gene encoding microfibril-associated glycoprotein 4-like: MGQVRAWKLMLLVHVIFGLIEYSSTQDPICGKQRQSDASCSPNYSLTGATHLLSTQISSKRKCYNLCLHDIGCKSVNFNAGTQECILLGSNRIDLPVNNFVQTTNIHYCEINTKEQLNYRANIAACQPTGVDCAEIYSKQFLSNGVYSISPAFLGASLDVMCDMDNGGWTVIIQRLGTAGSTSFNRDRASYKQGFGNPDSDYWLGLDNIYGFTNDGGTWKLRIDLEDWHGNTGWAEYSSFQLTDPVMYTISVTGYTGNIGDSLTYHNGMDFSTYDDDRDRSGRSNCALDTQSGWWFNKCTYANLNGVHYSGYLVPFNEGIQWETWTTNHPDKDMNEYSMKSASMKIKKV, translated from the exons ATGGGCCAAGTTCGGGCTTGGAAGCTTATGTTACTGGTACACGTCATCTTTGGGTTAATTGAATATTCAAGTACACAAGATCCGATTTGTGGAAAGCAACGCCAATCTGATGCATCTTGCTCCCCGAACTATTCTCTCACTGGAGCAACTCATTTGTTATCAACACAAATATCTTCTAAGCGAAAATGCTATAATTTATGCCTGCATGATATTGGATGCAAATCGGTGAATTTTAATGCAGGCACTCAGGAATGTATACTTCTTGGATCTAACCGAATTGACTTGCCGGTTAACAATTTTGTACAAACGACAAATATTCACTACTGCGAGATTAACACTAAG gAGCAGCTCAACTACAGAGCGAATATTGCAGCGTGTCAACCAACAG GTGTTGACTGTGCTGAGATATACAGCAAACAATTCCTTAGCAACGGTGTGTATTCCATCTCGCCAGCATTCCTTGGAGCAAGTTTGGATGTCATGTGTGATATGGACAACGGTGGATGGACT GTGATTATCCAGCGACTTGGTACTGCTGGATCAACGAGTTTCAACCGAGATAGGGCATCATATAAGCAAGGTTTCGGGAACCCGGACAGTGACTACTGGCTAGGGTTAGACAACATCTATGGCTTTACTAATGATGGGGGTACTTGGAAGCTAAGAATCGACCTTGAAGATTGGCACGGTAACACTGGTTGGGCAGAATATTCCTCATTCCAACTAACTGACCCTGTAATGTACACTATTTCTGTCACCGGATACACCGGCAACATAG GAGATTCCTTGACATATCACAACGGAATGGACTTTTCTACCTATGATGATGATAGGGACAGGAGCGGAAGAAGTAACTGCGCCCTGGATACACAGAGCGGTTGGTGGTTCAACAAGTGCACCTATGCTAATCTCAATGGTGTACACTATTCCGGTTATTTGGTACCATTTAATGAGGGCATACAATGGGAAACATGGACCACCAATCATCCTGATAAAGACATGAACGAATACTCTATGAAATCGGCATCTATGAAGATTAAAAAGGTCTAG